Genomic window (Achromobacter sp. B7):
TGGGCGTCGTGCGTACGTCGCCGTCGCGCAGCTTCGTCGTGGCCGACATTCCCGGCCTGATCGAAGGCGCGTCCGAAGGCGCCGGCCTGGGCCACCTGTTTCTGCGCCACCTGGCGCGCACCCGCGTGCTGCTGCACCTGGTTGACGTGTCCACGCCCGACCCCGATGCAGATCCGGTCGAGCAAGCCGTGGTCGATGCGCGCGCCATCGTCGAAGAGCTGCGCCGCTACGACCCCGAACTGGCCGCCAAGCCGCGCTGGTTGGTGCTGAACAAGCTGGACATGGTGCCGGACCCCGAAGACACCAAGCGCCGCTTCCTGGAACTGTACGACTGGAAGGGCCCCGTGTTCGCCATTTCCGGCCTGACGGGCGAAGGCACGCAAGACCTGCTGTACGCGCTGCAAGACTACCTGGACGCCGAGCGCGAAAAGGAACACCTGTCGAGCGACCAGGCGGACGGCACCTATGTGGCGCCGGACCCCCGCTTTGACGACACGCGGTCCGACGCCGACAAGCCGGCCGCGCCGCGCGGCGGTGACGAATAAGCCATAATCGCAGTCCTTTCGATTACGTCTTTTTTCGCCGCAGCCGGCGCCTACCATGTCTGCTGAAACACCTGCCGTTTCCGTCGTCACCCACGCCCAGCGCCTGGTCGCCAAAGTTGGCTCGTCGCTGGTCACCAACGAAGGCCGCGGCCTGGACCGCGCCGCCGTCGCGCACTGGGCCTCGCAGATCGCTGCCTTGCACAAGCAGGGCAAGCAGATCGTGCTGGTCTCCAGTGGCGCCATCGCCGAAGGCATGGCGCGGCTGGGCTGGCGCAAGCGCCCTTCCGTCATGCACGAATTGCAAGCCGCCGCCGCCGTCGGCCAGATGGGCCTGTGCCAGGCCTACGAAGCGGCGTTCGCCGAGTACGGCCTGCGCACCGCGCAGATTTTGCTGACGCACGAAGACCTGGCCGATCGCCACCGCTACCTGAACGCCCGCAGCACGCTGTTCGCGCTACTGCGCCTGGGCGTGGTGCCGATCGTGAACGAAAACGACACGGTCGTCACCGACGAAATCCGCCTGGGCGATAACGACACGCTGGGCGCGCTGGTCACCAATCTGATCGAAGCCGACACGCTGATCATCCTGACGGATCAGCGCGGTTTGTACGATTCCGATCCTCGCAAGAATCCCGACGCTACATTCATGTCGCACGCGCAAGCGGGCGACCCGGCGCTGGAAGCGATGGCCGGCGGCGCAGGCAGCGGCATCGGCACGGGCGGCATGCTGACCAAGGTGCTGGCCGCCAAGCGCGCGGCGCACAGCGGCGCGCACACCATCATTGCCTCAGGCCGCGAGCGCAACGTGCTGACGCGATTGGCACAGGGCGAATGCATCGGCAGCGAACTGCGCGCCGTGCTGCCTGTGTGGTCCGCCCGCAAGCAGTGGCTGGCCGACCACCTGCGCCTGCGTGGCCGCGTGGTGCTGGACGACGGCGCCGTGCAGGCCCTGATGCGCGAAGGCAAGAGCCTCTTGCCCATCGGCGTGACCGACGTGCAAGGCGAGTTCGGCCGTGGCGACGTGGTGGCCTGCGTGGACAGCCAGGGCATCGAATGCGCGCGCGGTCTGATCAACTATTCGTCTGTCGATACGCGACGCATCCTGCGCCAGCCTTCGTCGCAGATCGCTCGCATCCTGGGCAGCATGACCGAACCCGAGCTCATGCATCGGGATAACCTGGTCGTTCTCTAATCCTGCGGTTCTTGCGGCGGGCTGTGCTGAAGCAAGATATAGCCCCAACCGCGCACGGCCAACACCGGCAGTTCAATATCGAAGCGGCGCGCCTTGGTGCGCAGCCGCGACACCAGCACGTCAACGCTGCGTGCGCCCTCGCGAGGATTGCACGGAAAGAAGCGATCGCGCCGCAGGCACTGGCCGGGCGCCCTTAGCAAGCGGACAAAAAAGTCGCGTTCGGTCAGCGTCAATGGCAAGCGTTCGCCGGCTGGGCCTGACAGCACGCGTTGGTCCAAGCGCCATGCAGGGCCGTCGGTGGAAGGCGGCAAGAGCCGGCGCCGCACATTGCGCAGCAACGCGTCCCATTCCTCGGGCTCCATACGGGCCGAACTATAAAAGTCCACACCCGCCTCCAGCGCCTCGACCCGTTCGCGCGCCGAGGCCACCGGCGACTGCCACACCACCGCCGCGTCCGGCGCCGCGCGGCGCAAGGCCGCGATCAGCTTGGGGACCTCGGCGCCCTGCCCACGCAACACCATCGCGTCGACATCGTCCGTGCGCAGCCGTTCGAAAAGCTCGTCCGGTGACGCGCACGCGCTGACCTGCCATTGAAAATCACGCAAAGCAGCGACAAAATGATTGCTCGTCATTTCATCAAGTTGCACGACGAACACGTTGCCCCGTTCATGCATGTGTCCTCGCCTCCAAAACTATCACCCAGGTAATGCTTATAACCACCAAAGTAAATCATGAGCAAGCTTCAATCGACTCGTGAAGACATTTTCAGACCGATTGAAGCAAGCCCGTCTTCTGCGTGGTCACACGCAGAAGACGCTCGCTCGTCTTGCGCGAATCTCGCAAAGTGCAATCGCCAGTTACGAAAACGGGCTCCGGCATTCCAGCCGGTCCGTCCGTAAGCTTGCGCAGATTCTGAAGATTGAGCCTGAGTGGTTGGAGACCGGTAAGGGTCCCATGGAACTACCCATGGAAGGCTATGACCTGTCAGATACGCTGCCCGCGGCGGGCGTCGCCGAGACCATGCCACGCATGGCCCGACGGCCCCGTCCGCAAGCGCCCTGGCCGTTTCCCAACATTGCGCCGTCGCAATTCGACGGCCTGACACCCGATGATCGCGCCATGCTTGAAGCACTGACGCAAACCTTCATCGAGACCGCGCAAGCGCGTCGCACGGTCAAGCCGCGCGGCCGCAAAATCGGCTGATTCATCCTCCCATCCGATGCGCGCGATGGCCGCGCCGTCGGTTGCGGGCAAAAAAAATATCCGCACCTTTCGGTGCGGATATTTTGATTCAAGCGCCTGCAAATAACCAACTTCTGCCGCTTTTGCGACCTCGGCTTATCCGCAGGAAGATCGGTGATCAGTGATCAGGGCTTGGGCGTAGGTGCGGGCGCGGCGCCGCCGGCAGCCGGAGCGGGCGGTGCATCACCACGGATCTTGGCGGCGATTTCGGACGCGGCTTGCGCCGACGCAACACCAAAGGCCAACACGCCACGGTTCAGGGGTTCGGCGATGCTCGGGGCGGCGACCAGTTCCTGATCGATCACCAGCGCCAGGCGGTTGCCGACGTTCTTGGTGCTGACGTCGGTCAGCTTGCGCGCGCCGGCTTCAGAGAAGCGCAGGCCCACGAAGTTCTGGCCTTGGCGGTCGACCAACGCGGCGGCGTCGGTGAGATCCGCGCGCGTCAGCACGGGCACTTCCTGCATGTAGAGCTTGCCGTCGGGCAGTGCGATTTCGCGCAGGCCGGGGCCGGGCTGTTGTTGCGCCAGGTAGAAGTCCACCGAGGATGCGGTCGCCGGCACGCTCGACTGCTGGCCGGCTTCGGGCGTGGCCGCGGCGCCGGACGGTTTCGTCGGGGCGGTCTTGCAACCCGCCAGCGCCAACGTCACGACAACCAGGGCGGGCGCCAATTTGCGTAGGGTCAGTTGCATGCTCGATTCCTTCTTTTAAGTTAGCTATGCCCGGCGAGTCGATGGCAGGCCGGGCGTTGGTTGGAAAAAAGTGTACCGAACCTAAATGACGGTGTCGCCCCAGACTGAATCCAAATGTAAAGCAGTAATACCAGCTCTCGGAAGCAAGCGTTCTTTGAATGATTTCATGCGCACAAATCATCATATGCGCCGGGCCGCGTTGGCGCGATCTATACTTCGCTTTCGCGCAGGGGTACTCGTCCCGCCTTTTCAGGCGGCGCCGGGTTGAGAGAGTCCCTTCGTACCAGTACGGATAATGCCGATGCTGGGAGCCGTATTTCCGCCAGGCGTCGCTGCACGCCTGGCGGAAGTCCATTCCCGATCGGCTCCAACCACTTGCTTGGAGCTTTCCATGAACGCCAATCCCAAATTCCTGGCCGCTACCGCCGAAGTCGACGCGGCGGCCGTCGCACCGCTGCCCAGATCGCGCCGTGTGTATGAGACGGGCTCGCGCCCCGACATCCGCGTGCCGTTTCGTGAGATCGAGCAGGACGACACGCCGACCATGTTCGGCGGAGAAAAAAATCCGCCGCTGACCGTCTACGATTGCAGCGGCCCCTACACCGACCCCGATGCCAAGATCGATATCCGCCGCGGCCTGCCCGAGCTGCGCCGCGCCTGGATCGAAGAGCGCGCCGACACCGACGTGCTGTCCGGCCCGACCAGCGACTACGGTAAGGCGCGCCTGACCGACCCGAAGCTGACGGCGATGCGGTTCGACCTGCAACGCCCGCCGCGACGCGCCAAGGCGGGCGCCAACGTATCGCAGATGCACTATGCGCGGCGCGGCATCATCACGCCGGAAATGGAATTCGTGGCGATCCGCGAAAGCCTGCGCCGCGAGCACTACCTGCAAACGTTGCGCGACAGCGGTCCCGATGGCGAAAAGATGGTCAAGCGCCTGCTGCGCCAGCACCCCGGCCAATCGTTCGGCGCCGCCATCCCCGCCGCCATCACGCCGGAATTCGTGCGTGACGAAATCGCGCGCGGGCGCGCCATCATCCCGGCCAACATCAACCACCCCGAAGTCGAGCCCATGGCTATCGGCCGCAACTTCCTGGTGAAGATCAACGCCAACATCGGCAATTCAGCCGTCAGCTCGGGCATCGGCGAAGAAGTTGAGAAGATGACGTGGGCAATACGCTGGGGCGGCGACACGGTGATGGATCTGTCCACCGGCAAGCACATCCACGAAACGCGCGAATGGATCATCCGCAATTCGCCGGTGCCCATCGGCACCGTGCCGATCTACCAGGCGCTGGAAAAGGTGGATGGCAAGGCCGAGGACCTGACGTGGGAGATCTTTCGCGACACGCTTATCGAACAGGCCGAGCAAGGCGTGGACTACTTCACCATTCACGCGGGCGTGCGGCTGCCGTTCATTCCGATGACGGCGGATCGCATGACGGGCATCGTGTCGCGCGGTGGCTCGATCATGGCCAAGTGGTGTCTGGCGCATCACAAGGAAAGCTTCCTGTACGAGCGCTTTGAAGACATCTGCGAGATCATGAAGGCGTATGACGTGAGCTTCTCGCTGGGCGACGGGCTGCGTCCGGGCTCGGGCTACGACGCCAATGACGAAGCGCAATTCGCGGAATTGAAGACCTTGGGCGAATTGACGCAGGTGGCGTGGAAGCACGACGTGCAGGTGATGATCGAGGGGCCGGGCCACGTGCCGATGCACCTGATCAAGGAAAACATGGACCTGCAACTTGAGCACTGCCATGAAGCCCCCTTCTACACGCTGGGGCCGCTGACCACCGATATTGCGCCGGGCTACGATCACATCACGTCGGGCATCGGGGCCGCGCTGATCGGTTGGTACGGCACGGCGATGCTCTGCTATGTGACGCCGAAAGAGCACTTGGGCCTGCCCAACAAGAAAGACGTGAAGGACGGCATCATCACGTACAAGATCGCGGCGCATGCGGCGGACCTGGCCAAGGGCCATCCGGGCGCGGCGATCCGCGACAACGCGCTGTCAAAGGCGCGCTTTGAATTCCGCTGGGACGATCAGTTCAACCTGGGGCTGGACCCGGACACCGCCAAGGAATTCCACGACGAAACGCTGCCGAAGGACTCCATGAAGGTGGCGCACTTTTGCTCGATGTGCGGCCCGCATTTTTGCAGCATGAAGATCACGCAGGACGTGCGCGACTATGCCGCGGCGCAAGGCGTCAGCGAGAAGGACGCCTTGCAGAAAGGCATGCAGGAAAAGTCGGTGGAGTTCGTGAAGAAGGGCGCCGAGGTCTATCACCGGCAATAGACGCTGACTGCGGCGCGGACTGCGGCGCGGACTGCTACCTGATGTGGGAGCAGGCCGCGCGCGCGAAAGCCGCCGGGATCAATGCAATGGCAGTTTGCCTTACAGCAATTTGCCCGGGTTCATGATCCCGGCCGGGTCCATGACTTTTTTGATCTCGCGCATCAGGCGCAGCTCGACCGGGTCCTTGCTGTGCAGGAAGTGGTCGCGCTTGAGTTGGCCGATGCCGTGTTCGGCCGAGATGCTGCCGCCGTAGCGGTTGACCTCGTCCAGCACCGCGTCGGTAATCGCGGCGCCATTCACGGCCACCCAGTCACGCGCCGCGCCGGCGGGGCGGGACAGGTTGTAGTGCAGGTTGCCGTCGCCGAAGTGGCCGAAGATGAACGGGCGAATATCCGGGAACAGCGCACGCACGCGGGCCTCGGCGGACACCATGAATTCGGGAATGCGTTCGATGGGCAGCGACACGTCGTGCTTCAAGTGCGGGCCATCGGCACGCTGCGCTTCGGAGATTTCTTCGCGCAGCTTCCACAGGGTCTGCAATTGCGCCATCGATGCCGACACGGCGGCATCCAGGCACAAGCCGCGTTCCAGCGCCGTGCCGATCACGTTTTCCAGCAAGGCCGTCAGCCCGGCTTCGTCGGCGGTGTCGGCAAGCTCGATCAGCACGTAGGCCGGGTAGCGCTGATCAAACGGTTCTTGCACGCCTTCGGCATGCGTCAGCACCAGGTCCAGGCAGTCGCCAGAGAAATATTCGAACGCCTGCAAGCGCGCGCCGCACTGCTCGAACAGAATCTCGAACAGTTGCAGCGCCTGCGCGGGCGACTCGACCGCCGTCAGCACCACGGAACGCACGTCGGTACGGGGGAACAGCCGCAACGCCACCGCCGTGATCACGCCCAGCGTGCCTTCGGACCCGATCAGCAGCTGCTTCAGGTCGTAGCCCGTGTTGTCCTTGCGCAGTGTGCGCAGGCCATTGAAGATTTCGCCGGTGGGCAGCACGGCTTCCAGGCCCAGCACCAGCTCGCGCGCCATGCCGTAGCGCACCACGTTCACGCCACCGGCATTGGTGGCGACGTTGCCGCCGATCTGGCTGGAATCTTCCGCCGCCAGGCTTAGCGGCAACAGGCGGCCGGCGTCTTGCGCGGCGCGGCGCAGGTTGCCCAGGATGGCGCCCGCCTCGGCCACGAGGGTGTTTGCGACGGTGTCGATGGAACGCACGGCGTTCATGCGCTCCAGGCTTAACACGACGTTCCTGGCGCTGCCGTCAGGCGTGGCGCCCCCGCACAGGCCGGTGTTGCCGCCACGCGGCACAACCGGCACGCCTTCCTGCTGGCACAGGGCCAGGCAGGCGGCCACTTCGGCCGTGTTGCGCGGGCGCACGACGGCTTGGGCGTGGCCGTTGTACAGGCCGCGCCAATCGGACAACCAGGGCGCGATGTCCGCTTCGGCAGTGAA
Coding sequences:
- the thiC gene encoding phosphomethylpyrimidine synthase ThiC, whose translation is MNANPKFLAATAEVDAAAVAPLPRSRRVYETGSRPDIRVPFREIEQDDTPTMFGGEKNPPLTVYDCSGPYTDPDAKIDIRRGLPELRRAWIEERADTDVLSGPTSDYGKARLTDPKLTAMRFDLQRPPRRAKAGANVSQMHYARRGIITPEMEFVAIRESLRREHYLQTLRDSGPDGEKMVKRLLRQHPGQSFGAAIPAAITPEFVRDEIARGRAIIPANINHPEVEPMAIGRNFLVKINANIGNSAVSSGIGEEVEKMTWAIRWGGDTVMDLSTGKHIHETREWIIRNSPVPIGTVPIYQALEKVDGKAEDLTWEIFRDTLIEQAEQGVDYFTIHAGVRLPFIPMTADRMTGIVSRGGSIMAKWCLAHHKESFLYERFEDICEIMKAYDVSFSLGDGLRPGSGYDANDEAQFAELKTLGELTQVAWKHDVQVMIEGPGHVPMHLIKENMDLQLEHCHEAPFYTLGPLTTDIAPGYDHITSGIGAALIGWYGTAMLCYVTPKEHLGLPNKKDVKDGIITYKIAAHAADLAKGHPGAAIRDNALSKARFEFRWDDQFNLGLDPDTAKEFHDETLPKDSMKVAHFCSMCGPHFCSMKITQDVRDYAAAQGVSEKDALQKGMQEKSVEFVKKGAEVYHRQ
- a CDS encoding transcriptional regulator → MHERGNVFVVQLDEMTSNHFVAALRDFQWQVSACASPDELFERLRTDDVDAMVLRGQGAEVPKLIAALRRAAPDAAVVWQSPVASARERVEALEAGVDFYSSARMEPEEWDALLRNVRRRLLPPSTDGPAWRLDQRVLSGPAGERLPLTLTERDFFVRLLRAPGQCLRRDRFFPCNPREGARSVDVLVSRLRTKARRFDIELPVLAVRGWGYILLQHSPPQEPQD
- a CDS encoding FAD-binding oxidoreductase, which codes for MTASDFPQRLVQALGPDTVFTAEADIAPWLSDWRGLYNGHAQAVVRPRNTAEVAACLALCQQEGVPVVPRGGNTGLCGGATPDGSARNVVLSLERMNAVRSIDTVANTLVAEAGAILGNLRRAAQDAGRLLPLSLAAEDSSQIGGNVATNAGGVNVVRYGMARELVLGLEAVLPTGEIFNGLRTLRKDNTGYDLKQLLIGSEGTLGVITAVALRLFPRTDVRSVVLTAVESPAQALQLFEILFEQCGARLQAFEYFSGDCLDLVLTHAEGVQEPFDQRYPAYVLIELADTADEAGLTALLENVIGTALERGLCLDAAVSASMAQLQTLWKLREEISEAQRADGPHLKHDVSLPIERIPEFMVSAEARVRALFPDIRPFIFGHFGDGNLHYNLSRPAGAARDWVAVNGAAITDAVLDEVNRYGGSISAEHGIGQLKRDHFLHSKDPVELRLMREIKKVMDPAGIMNPGKLL
- the proB gene encoding glutamate 5-kinase; translated protein: MSAETPAVSVVTHAQRLVAKVGSSLVTNEGRGLDRAAVAHWASQIAALHKQGKQIVLVSSGAIAEGMARLGWRKRPSVMHELQAAAAVGQMGLCQAYEAAFAEYGLRTAQILLTHEDLADRHRYLNARSTLFALLRLGVVPIVNENDTVVTDEIRLGDNDTLGALVTNLIEADTLIILTDQRGLYDSDPRKNPDATFMSHAQAGDPALEAMAGGAGSGIGTGGMLTKVLAAKRAAHSGAHTIIASGRERNVLTRLAQGECIGSELRAVLPVWSARKQWLADHLRLRGRVVLDDGAVQALMREGKSLLPIGVTDVQGEFGRGDVVACVDSQGIECARGLINYSSVDTRRILRQPSSQIARILGSMTEPELMHRDNLVVL
- a CDS encoding helix-turn-helix domain-containing protein, which gives rise to MKTFSDRLKQARLLRGHTQKTLARLARISQSAIASYENGLRHSSRSVRKLAQILKIEPEWLETGKGPMELPMEGYDLSDTLPAAGVAETMPRMARRPRPQAPWPFPNIAPSQFDGLTPDDRAMLEALTQTFIETAQARRTVKPRGRKIG